A genomic window from Cupriavidus metallidurans CH34 includes:
- the bluB gene encoding 5,6-dimethylbenzimidazole synthase: MSGPHVEASEREALYRIMALRRDCRHFTPGPLLADDQLERLLDAAHQAPSVGLMQPWRFMRLSTPAWREHLIPFVEAERQATAQALGERAAEFLRIKVEGIRDCAELLAVVLAPDDGTVFGRRSMPREMAWASAACAVQNLWLAARAENLGLGWVSMFDPEALARELQLPEGATPFGLLCLGPVPAFYEKPMLEQIGWRQRRPLQEMLWASPDLPPASGGGEQAGGD; encoded by the coding sequence ATGTCAGGCCCGCACGTTGAAGCTTCCGAGCGCGAAGCGCTCTACCGCATCATGGCGTTGCGGCGCGATTGCCGTCATTTCACGCCCGGGCCGTTGCTTGCCGATGACCAGTTGGAACGGCTGCTGGATGCGGCGCACCAGGCGCCCTCGGTGGGCCTGATGCAGCCGTGGCGCTTCATGCGCCTGAGCACGCCAGCCTGGCGCGAACACCTGATTCCATTCGTGGAAGCCGAGCGACAGGCCACGGCACAGGCCCTGGGGGAACGGGCCGCGGAATTCCTGCGGATCAAGGTGGAGGGTATTCGCGATTGCGCTGAACTGCTGGCCGTGGTGCTGGCGCCGGATGACGGTACCGTCTTCGGACGGCGCAGCATGCCGCGTGAGATGGCGTGGGCGTCCGCCGCGTGCGCCGTGCAGAATCTCTGGCTGGCGGCTCGCGCCGAAAACCTGGGGCTAGGCTGGGTCTCGATGTTCGACCCCGAAGCGCTGGCACGCGAACTTCAGCTTCCCGAAGGCGCCACGCCGTTTGGGCTGCTGTGCCTGGGGCCCGTGCCGGCATTCTATGAAAAGCCGATGCTCGAGCAGATTGGCTGGCGGCAGCGCCGCCCGCTGCAGGAGATGTTGTGGGCGTCCCCGGACCTGCCGCCTGCCTCTGGTGGCGGGGAACAGGCCGGAGGCGACTGA